One Polypterus senegalus isolate Bchr_013 chromosome 10, ASM1683550v1, whole genome shotgun sequence DNA segment encodes these proteins:
- the LOC120537683 gene encoding mast cell protease 1A-like, producing MLRHKAMLAVCWSTIIAACLGLAGVSAEKIIDGKEAIPHSRPYMAFLKIKRGEHFYSCGGFIIHRKFILSAAHCSGEHITALLGAHNRIEREKSWQEIPVQKIIVHEKYNKILENDIMLLKLQHKAIWTREVQRIKIPNTSVDIRPNTSCSVLGWGKTNNNGSSSDVLREVEVKVQDVCNCKAARKFNLTATAICARGTGIKGVCNGDSGGPLVCPVNSACLPKAVGIASFIYANEMKKCEDPNSDNVYVKVSAYLEWIRRNIKANP from the exons ATGTTAAGACACAAAGCCATGCTAGCAGTCTGCTGGAGCACCATCATTGCCGCTTGCCTTGGACTGGCAG GTGTCTCAGCTGAGAAAATCATTGATGGCAAAGAGGCCATACCTCACAGCCGACCCTACATGGCTTTCTTGAAGATTAAAAGAGGTGAGCACTTTTACAGTTGTGGAGGCTTCATCATTCATCGAAAATTCATCCTGTCGGCCGCCCACTGCAGTGGAGA ACATATCACTGCACTTCTGGGGGCTCATAATCGCATTGAAAGAGAGAAGTCCTGGCAGGAGATTCCAGTACAGAAAATCATTGTTCATGAAAAATATAATAAGATCTTAGAAAATGACATCATGCTTCTCAAG CTGCAGCACAAAGCCATATGGACAAGGGAGGTGCAACGCATCAAGATTCCAAACACATCTGTGGACATCCGTCCCAACACCAGCTGCTCTGTGCTAGGATGGGGCAAAACAAACAACAATGGGAGCAGCAGCGATGTGCTGAGAGAAGTAGAAGTCAAGGTTCAAGACGTTTGCAATTGCAAGGCCGCAAGAAAATTTAACTTAACAGCCACAGCAATCTGCGCACGAGGCACCGGCATTAAAGGGGTTTGTAAT gGTGACTCTGGAGGTCCATTGGTCTGTCCAGTCAATTCAGCCTGTCTGCCAAAAGCTGTGGGgattgcatcatttatttatgctaatgaaatgaaaaagtgtGAAGACCCTAACAGCGATAATGTGTATGTGAAAGTGTCTGCCTACCTGGAGTGGATTAGAAGGAATATCAAGGCGAACCCATGA